A window of Candidatus Eisenbacteria bacterium contains these coding sequences:
- a CDS encoding response regulator encodes MALKKILVVEDNEDNRRILVYRLKKIGQFDIREATNGQEAIEAVKADRPDLIFMDLKMPVMDGWEATKRIRQMDGGDAVRIIALTAQAMAGDEEKALAIGCDDYLAKPVVDPSLVRQKLERLIGAAA; translated from the coding sequence ATGGCGCTCAAGAAGATCCTGGTCGTCGAAGACAACGAGGACAATCGTCGCATCCTCGTCTACCGTCTGAAGAAGATCGGGCAGTTCGACATTCGCGAGGCCACCAACGGCCAGGAGGCCATCGAGGCGGTGAAGGCCGACCGCCCGGACCTGATCTTCATGGACCTGAAGATGCCCGTCATGGACGGATGGGAGGCGACGAAACGCATCCGCCAGATGGACGGCGGCGACGCCGTGCGCATCATCGCTCTCACGGCGCAGGCCATGGCCGGCGACGAGGAGAAGGCGCTCGCGATCGGCTGCGACGACTACCTGGCGAAGCCGGTCGTCGACCCGTCGCTGGTGCGCCAGAAGCTCGAGCGCCTGATCGGCGCCGCCGCCTAG
- the gltX gene encoding glutamate--tRNA ligase translates to MMSVRTRFPPSPTGALHIGAVRTALFNYLFARHHGGALVLRIEDTDRERSTPESTATILDGLRWLGLEWDEGPFFQSQRTELYRAQADRLLEGGRAYRCWCTAEELEAKRDAAIKAGGRVGYDRTCREGRTPPGDESSFVVRFKAPLDGETVVDDKVKGRIVFQNAELDDLVLLRSDGTPTYNFCVVVDDVDMRITDVIRGDDHVANTPRQVLLYQALDAPLPRFAHLPMIHGPDKTKLSKRHGATSILAYRDQGYLPDALVNYLARLGWSHGDQELFSRSELVEKFSLESVGTSPAIFNPEKLAWVNFQYLKATPPETLARLVGPFLVQAGLPVPTDQAWLGSALATLRERAKTLAELAEAARFYISDTIEMTAQAQAQLRAEIAPAFDELVDRLERLERWEPATIEAAFHATIERHAIGLGKLAQPVRAAVTGSTASPGIYEVLDVLGRDRTIARLRAARAHFPSVATPSAP, encoded by the coding sequence GTGATGTCGGTCCGCACGCGCTTCCCGCCGAGCCCGACCGGGGCGCTGCACATCGGCGCGGTCCGCACGGCCCTCTTCAACTACCTCTTCGCTCGCCACCACGGCGGTGCGTTGGTGCTCCGGATCGAGGACACCGACCGCGAGCGATCGACGCCCGAGTCGACGGCCACCATCCTCGACGGGCTCCGCTGGCTGGGTCTCGAATGGGACGAGGGTCCGTTCTTCCAGAGCCAGCGCACCGAGCTGTATCGGGCCCAGGCCGATCGCCTGCTCGAGGGCGGCCGCGCCTACCGCTGCTGGTGCACGGCCGAGGAGCTCGAGGCGAAGCGCGACGCGGCCATCAAGGCGGGGGGCCGCGTGGGCTACGATCGCACCTGCCGCGAGGGCCGGACGCCGCCGGGCGACGAGTCGAGCTTCGTCGTCCGCTTCAAGGCCCCGCTCGACGGCGAGACCGTCGTCGACGACAAGGTGAAGGGCCGCATCGTCTTCCAGAACGCCGAGCTCGACGACCTGGTCCTGCTGCGTTCCGACGGCACGCCGACCTACAACTTCTGCGTCGTGGTCGACGACGTCGACATGCGCATCACCGACGTGATCCGCGGCGACGATCACGTGGCCAACACGCCGCGGCAGGTCCTCCTCTATCAGGCGCTCGACGCGCCGCTGCCGCGGTTCGCCCACCTGCCGATGATCCACGGGCCCGACAAGACCAAGCTCTCCAAGCGGCACGGCGCGACCTCGATCCTCGCGTACCGCGACCAGGGCTACCTGCCCGACGCGTTGGTCAACTACCTGGCACGGCTCGGGTGGTCGCACGGCGATCAAGAGCTCTTCTCGCGAAGCGAGCTGGTCGAGAAATTCTCGCTGGAGAGCGTCGGCACCTCGCCGGCGATCTTCAATCCCGAGAAGCTCGCATGGGTGAACTTCCAATATCTCAAGGCGACACCGCCCGAGACCCTGGCCCGCCTCGTCGGCCCATTTCTCGTGCAGGCGGGTCTGCCGGTGCCTACCGATCAGGCATGGCTCGGCAGCGCCCTGGCCACCCTCCGCGAGCGCGCGAAGACCCTGGCGGAGCTCGCAGAGGCAGCGCGATTCTACATTTCGGACACGATCGAGATGACCGCACAGGCCCAGGCGCAGCTGAGGGCGGAGATCGCGCCCGCCTTCGACGAGCTCGTCGATCGACTCGAGCGTCTCGAGCGCTGGGAGCCGGCGACGATCGAGGCAGCGTTCCACGCCACCATCGAGCGACACGCGATCGGTCTCGGAAAGCTCGCGCAACCGGTGCGGGCCGCCGTGACGGGATCGACGGCGAGTCCCGGCATCTACGAGGTGCTCGACGTGCTCGGGCGTGACCGCACGATCGCGCGTTTACGCGCTGCACGCGCGCACTTTCCGAGCGTTGCGACGCCGTCCGCACCTTGA
- a CDS encoding serine protein kinase — translation MDRQPSFEQLIKEDRASRDAKRWRGTLLEYLELVRKDPSITKLAHARVYDMIMRPGSHDILETDDGRVKRLYKDESVKVYDFFGDEFFGIEKTISQIVRYFHSASLKGEESRQVLYLMGPVGSGKSSLAEKLQRGLEALEPFYTIDGCPMFEEPLHLLPRHLRKEFEKMLGVHIEGDLCPVCRFRLKEEYGTRYEEFPVVARYFSKRNRVGIGVVPPVDPNNQDTSVLIGSEDISKLDVYSEGDPRVLDLNGALNVANRGVCEFIEVFKNETEYLHAMITATQEKIIPAPGRHGMVYVDAVIIAHSNEAEWQKFKADHTNEAILDRIVVVKVPYNLRLSEEVKIYQKIIRHSDFHAHVAPHTLEVASMFAILSRLEPSNKCDLMTKLKLYNGEEVVEKGKTKKLDVHELRDDTKREGMFGISTRFIMKALDNALSDNVEGNCINPINVREAIINMTKETDLPDDTRKSYLEFLQDTLHKEYLELLEKEITKAFVYSYQEQAESLFQNYLDHAEAFVNKTKVKDRNTKEELTPDEGFLKSIEEQIAIIGSAAEGFRQEVIAYLWASSRRGEKVSYHSYEPLKEAIEKKLMTSVREISRIVTKARTRDEEQNEKYNAMVQNLLDNGYCPSCVDVTLKYAANNLWKD, via the coding sequence ATGGATAGGCAGCCCTCGTTCGAGCAACTGATCAAAGAGGACCGCGCCTCGCGCGACGCGAAGCGGTGGCGCGGGACACTCCTCGAATACCTCGAGCTGGTTCGCAAAGACCCGTCGATCACCAAGCTGGCCCACGCGCGGGTCTACGACATGATCATGCGCCCGGGCTCGCATGACATCCTCGAGACCGACGACGGGCGCGTGAAGCGCCTCTACAAGGACGAGTCGGTCAAGGTCTACGACTTCTTCGGGGACGAGTTCTTCGGCATCGAGAAGACGATCAGCCAGATCGTCCGCTACTTCCACTCGGCCTCGCTGAAGGGCGAGGAGAGCCGGCAGGTCCTCTACCTCATGGGCCCCGTCGGCTCGGGCAAGAGCTCGCTCGCCGAGAAGCTGCAACGCGGCCTCGAGGCGCTCGAGCCGTTCTACACCATCGACGGCTGCCCGATGTTCGAGGAGCCGCTCCACCTCCTGCCGCGCCACCTGCGCAAGGAGTTCGAAAAGATGCTCGGCGTGCACATCGAGGGCGATCTCTGCCCGGTGTGCCGCTTCCGCCTGAAGGAGGAGTACGGAACGCGCTACGAGGAATTCCCCGTCGTCGCGCGCTACTTCTCGAAGCGCAACCGCGTCGGCATCGGCGTCGTGCCGCCGGTCGACCCGAACAACCAGGATACCTCGGTGCTGATCGGCAGCGAGGACATCTCGAAGCTCGACGTCTACAGCGAGGGCGACCCCCGCGTCCTCGACCTGAACGGCGCGCTCAACGTCGCCAACCGCGGCGTGTGCGAGTTCATCGAGGTCTTCAAGAACGAGACCGAATACCTGCACGCCATGATCACGGCGACGCAGGAGAAGATCATCCCCGCGCCCGGCCGGCACGGCATGGTCTACGTCGACGCCGTCATCATCGCGCACTCGAACGAGGCCGAGTGGCAGAAGTTCAAGGCCGACCACACGAACGAAGCCATCCTCGATCGCATCGTGGTCGTGAAGGTCCCGTACAACCTGCGCCTGTCCGAAGAGGTGAAGATCTACCAGAAGATCATCCGCCACTCGGACTTCCACGCGCACGTGGCCCCGCACACGCTGGAGGTGGCCTCGATGTTCGCGATCCTCTCGCGACTCGAGCCGTCCAACAAGTGCGACCTCATGACCAAGCTGAAGCTCTACAACGGCGAGGAAGTCGTCGAGAAGGGCAAGACGAAGAAGCTCGACGTCCACGAGCTGCGCGACGACACCAAGCGCGAGGGCATGTTCGGCATCTCGACGCGCTTCATCATGAAGGCGCTCGACAACGCGCTGTCGGACAACGTCGAAGGGAACTGCATCAACCCTATCAACGTCCGCGAAGCCATCATCAACATGACGAAGGAGACGGACCTCCCGGACGACACCCGCAAGAGCTACCTCGAATTCCTTCAGGACACGCTCCACAAGGAGTACCTGGAGCTGCTCGAGAAGGAGATCACCAAGGCCTTCGTCTACTCCTATCAGGAGCAGGCCGAGTCGCTCTTCCAGAACTACCTCGACCACGCCGAGGCCTTCGTGAACAAGACGAAGGTGAAGGACCGCAACACGAAGGAAGAGCTGACGCCGGACGAGGGGTTTTTGAAGTCCATCGAGGAGCAGATCGCCATCATCGGCTCGGCCGCCGAGGGCTTCCGGCAGGAGGTCATCGCCTACCTCTGGGCGTCCAGCCGCCGCGGCGAAAAGGTCTCCTACCACTCCTACGAGCCGCTGAAGGAAGCCATCGAGAAGAAGCTCATGACCTCGGTGCGCGAGATCAGCCGCATCGTGACCAAGGCCCGCACGCGCGACGAGGAGCAGAACGAGAAATACAACGCGATGGTCCAGAACCTCCTCGACAACGGCTACTGCCCGAGCTGCGTCGACGTCACGCTCAAGTACGCGGCCAACAACCTCTGGAAGGACTGA
- the yhbH gene encoding sporulation protein YhbH yields MSRTVDSIFRPYAPADAERSDRSAGDRARHRAKVRESIRENIADIIAEESIIGQSRDRVIKVPIRGIKEYRFVYGDNTPQVGQGKGSTERGQVVGKANGEADGEGQDKAGDRPGADYYETEVTLEELIEIMFEDLELPDLERKALRQLESIRFGKRKGYRQVGIRVRLDKRRTVRERSKRLHAARRRDRLAAESSPDPTATLTTPRRFPFHDHDLVYRHIMTDIRNESNAVVLCLMDTSGSMDTMKKYLARSFFFLLYQFICTKYQNVEISFIAHHTEAKEVTEEEFFHKGESGGTFISSAYLKALEIIKERYHPSLWNVYAFHCSDGDNFDSDNPAALKSAKELSEVCNLFGYGEIKPLGSRYYESSMLNVFRRLEADNFQTVLIERKEDIWPSFKAFLGKDRAAAEG; encoded by the coding sequence ATGTCGCGCACGGTCGATTCGATCTTCCGGCCGTACGCGCCCGCAGACGCCGAGCGCAGCGATCGCTCGGCCGGCGACCGGGCGCGTCACCGGGCCAAGGTCCGCGAGTCGATCCGCGAGAACATCGCCGACATCATCGCGGAGGAATCGATCATCGGGCAGAGCCGGGACCGCGTCATCAAGGTCCCGATCCGCGGCATCAAGGAGTACCGGTTCGTCTACGGCGACAACACGCCGCAGGTGGGCCAGGGCAAGGGCAGCACCGAGCGCGGGCAGGTCGTCGGCAAGGCCAACGGCGAAGCCGACGGCGAGGGCCAGGACAAGGCCGGCGATCGCCCGGGCGCCGACTACTACGAGACCGAGGTCACGCTCGAGGAGCTGATCGAGATCATGTTCGAGGACCTCGAGCTCCCGGACCTCGAACGGAAGGCGCTCCGACAGCTCGAATCGATCCGCTTCGGCAAGCGCAAGGGCTACCGGCAGGTCGGCATCCGTGTCCGGCTCGACAAGCGCCGCACGGTCCGCGAGCGCTCGAAGCGGCTCCACGCCGCCCGACGGCGCGATCGCCTCGCTGCCGAGAGCTCACCCGATCCGACGGCCACCCTCACGACGCCGCGGCGCTTCCCGTTCCACGACCACGACCTCGTCTACCGGCACATCATGACCGACATTCGCAACGAGTCGAATGCGGTCGTCCTGTGCCTCATGGACACCTCGGGCTCCATGGACACCATGAAGAAGTACCTCGCCCGGAGCTTCTTCTTCCTGCTCTACCAGTTCATCTGCACGAAGTATCAGAACGTCGAGATCTCGTTCATCGCGCATCACACCGAGGCGAAGGAAGTGACCGAGGAGGAGTTCTTCCACAAGGGTGAGTCGGGTGGCACGTTCATCTCGTCCGCGTACCTGAAGGCGCTCGAGATCATCAAGGAGCGTTACCACCCGTCGCTCTGGAACGTGTACGCGTTCCACTGCTCGGACGGCGACAACTTCGATTCCGACAACCCCGCGGCGCTGAAGTCGGCCAAGGAGCTCTCGGAGGTCTGCAACCTGTTCGGCTACGGCGAGATCAAGCCACTCGGCTCGCGCTACTACGAGAGCTCGATGCTGAACGTCTTCCGGCGCCTCGAAGCCGACAACTTCCAGACGGTCCTCATCGAGCGCAAGGAGGACATCTGGCCCTCCTTCAAGGCGTTCCTCGGCAAGGATCGCGCGGCGGCGGAGGGCTGA
- a CDS encoding SpoVR family protein translates to MATWSVADLEAWDGRIRERVDAMGLDCYPQEFELCDHAQMLGYMAYSGMPSHYPHWSYGKAYEKLKTLYDHGVSGLPYEMVINSNPALAYLMRDNSLLLQVLTIAHVYGHNDFFKNNFTFRTTRAEFTISTFKAHADRIRRYVDMPSIGIEKVEAVLDAAHALSLQCRRNLAIRKLSPEEQRDRLVEAATPAHDPFQSIHRRAESTEPELRKTPAAPDEDLLLFIRDHNPFLQGWQQDLLTIVHEQAQYFIPQIETKIMNEGWASFVHKRILDSLELPQELHLEFLVRHNQVVRPIPGSLNPYHLGLKLWEEIERIGNDPTPEERERIGPGKTGRDLLFETREVDRDVSFLRRWLTEKVMRDLDLFVYEPKGDDLVVSDVSDEEGWRSVKESLLHAVGMGGIPVIHVEDADFGGNRSLLLAHGHDGRDLQLENAEKTLAYAHRLWGHDIVLDTVLDGKRTHLTFSDNGFAAKPVK, encoded by the coding sequence GTGGCGACCTGGAGCGTCGCGGATCTCGAGGCGTGGGACGGGCGGATCCGCGAGCGCGTCGACGCCATGGGGCTCGACTGCTACCCGCAGGAGTTCGAGCTGTGCGACCACGCACAGATGCTCGGCTACATGGCCTACTCGGGCATGCCGTCGCACTATCCGCACTGGTCCTACGGCAAGGCTTACGAGAAGCTGAAGACGCTCTACGATCACGGCGTCTCGGGGCTGCCCTACGAGATGGTCATCAACTCGAACCCCGCGCTCGCCTACCTCATGCGCGACAACTCGCTCCTGCTCCAGGTGCTCACCATCGCACACGTCTACGGCCACAACGACTTCTTCAAGAACAACTTCACCTTCCGCACGACGCGCGCCGAGTTCACCATCAGCACGTTCAAGGCGCACGCCGACCGCATCCGCCGCTACGTCGACATGCCGAGCATCGGCATCGAGAAGGTCGAGGCCGTCCTCGACGCCGCGCATGCCCTCTCGCTCCAGTGCCGCCGCAACCTCGCCATCCGCAAGCTGAGCCCCGAGGAGCAGCGCGACCGTCTCGTCGAAGCCGCGACCCCGGCTCACGATCCCTTCCAGAGCATCCACCGCCGTGCCGAATCGACCGAGCCCGAGCTTCGCAAGACACCGGCGGCACCCGACGAGGACCTGCTCCTGTTCATCCGCGACCACAACCCCTTCCTGCAGGGCTGGCAGCAGGATCTCCTCACCATCGTCCACGAGCAGGCGCAGTACTTCATCCCGCAGATCGAGACCAAGATCATGAACGAGGGCTGGGCCTCGTTCGTCCACAAGCGCATCCTCGACTCGCTCGAGCTGCCGCAGGAGCTGCACCTGGAGTTCCTGGTCCGTCACAACCAGGTGGTGCGGCCGATCCCGGGCAGCCTCAACCCCTACCATCTGGGTCTGAAGCTCTGGGAAGAGATCGAGCGCATCGGCAACGATCCCACTCCCGAGGAGCGCGAGCGCATCGGACCGGGCAAGACCGGACGGGACCTCCTGTTCGAGACACGCGAGGTCGACCGCGACGTCTCGTTCCTGCGCCGGTGGCTCACGGAGAAGGTGATGCGCGACCTCGACCTCTTCGTCTACGAGCCGAAGGGCGACGACCTGGTCGTGAGCGACGTCTCCGACGAGGAGGGCTGGCGGTCGGTGAAGGAGTCCCTCCTGCACGCCGTCGGCATGGGCGGCATTCCGGTGATCCACGTCGAGGACGCCGACTTCGGCGGCAATCGCTCGCTGCTGCTCGCGCACGGTCACGACGGGCGCGACCTGCAGCTCGAGAACGCGGAGAAGACGCTCGCCTACGCCCACCGCCTGTGGGGCCACGACATCGTGCTCGACACCGTGCTCGACGGCAAGCGGACGCACCTCACGTTCAGCGACAACGGATTCGCGGCCAAACCCGTGAAGTAG
- a CDS encoding zinc ribbon domain-containing protein, which yields MPIYEYRCADCRKKVTVLTLRVSEAVDAVCDRCGGRRLDRLMSRFATVRSENDRLDDLTDDAALGDVDESDPKSMARWMRKMGKELGDDAGGDFDEMVDELESGESSEDEAGDDAGGGDES from the coding sequence ATGCCGATCTACGAGTACCGGTGCGCCGATTGCCGGAAGAAGGTGACGGTGCTCACGCTGCGCGTGAGCGAGGCGGTCGACGCCGTGTGCGATCGCTGCGGAGGCCGTCGTCTGGACCGGCTCATGTCGCGCTTCGCCACCGTACGCTCGGAGAACGACCGCCTCGACGACCTCACCGACGACGCCGCGCTGGGCGACGTCGACGAGAGCGACCCCAAGAGCATGGCACGCTGGATGCGCAAGATGGGCAAGGAGCTCGGCGACGACGCCGGCGGCGATTTCGACGAGATGGTGGACGAGCTCGAGAGCGGGGAGAGCTCCGAGGACGAGGCCGGCGACGACGCCGGCGGAGGGGACGAGTCGTAG
- a CDS encoding ATP-binding protein yields MERAADRFGWTDVLASISDGVIVLDAEGMIGDLNPAAEQLTGTSASHAIGLSFSGTFGARDHNRWLVDMVDATLREAVTHRRSQETLRGPTHELLVGAACAPILDPGGAVRGAVLILHDLTLQHTLEGATRHAERLSALGTVTAGLAHEIRNPLGGIKGAAQLLRNDLTDPNQLRCTELIIREVERLDGLVDQLRSLGAPPALNLEPVNIHRVLNDVIDLERQSPEWGAAVVVAEFDPSLPPVLGDRAQLLQVFLNLVKNAVEALGGSGTITIVTRMDTGYRIRRGENRARFLAVTITDTGPGISAADVPHLFAPFFSTKARGSGLGLAVCQRVISQHGGAIAHETPSRGGARFRVTLPVTEDHDG; encoded by the coding sequence GTGGAACGTGCCGCCGATCGCTTCGGCTGGACCGACGTCCTGGCCAGCATCTCCGACGGCGTCATCGTGCTCGACGCCGAGGGGATGATCGGCGATCTCAACCCGGCCGCGGAGCAGCTGACCGGCACGTCCGCCTCCCATGCCATCGGCCTGTCCTTCAGCGGCACCTTCGGCGCCCGCGATCACAACCGCTGGCTGGTCGACATGGTCGACGCCACCCTGCGCGAGGCCGTCACCCATCGCCGCTCGCAGGAGACGCTGCGAGGGCCGACGCACGAGCTCCTGGTCGGCGCCGCCTGTGCGCCCATCCTCGATCCCGGTGGCGCCGTGCGGGGCGCGGTCCTCATCCTGCACGACCTGACGCTGCAGCACACACTGGAGGGCGCGACCCGTCACGCCGAGCGCCTCTCGGCACTCGGTACGGTCACCGCCGGCCTCGCCCACGAGATCCGCAACCCACTCGGCGGCATCAAGGGCGCCGCGCAGCTCCTGCGCAACGACCTCACCGACCCCAATCAGCTCCGCTGCACCGAGCTCATCATCCGCGAGGTCGAGCGGCTGGACGGCCTCGTCGACCAGCTCCGTTCGCTCGGCGCGCCGCCGGCGTTGAACCTCGAGCCGGTCAACATCCACCGCGTGCTGAACGACGTCATCGACCTCGAGCGCCAGTCCCCCGAGTGGGGAGCGGCGGTCGTGGTCGCCGAGTTCGACCCGAGCCTCCCCCCGGTTCTGGGCGACCGCGCCCAGCTCCTGCAGGTGTTCCTCAACCTGGTGAAGAACGCCGTCGAGGCCCTCGGCGGCTCGGGCACGATCACGATCGTGACGCGCATGGACACCGGGTACCGCATCCGTCGCGGCGAGAATCGCGCCCGCTTTCTCGCCGTGACCATCACCGACACGGGGCCGGGGATCTCCGCCGCCGACGTTCCTCACCTCTTCGCCCCCTTCTTCTCCACCAAGGCGCGCGGCAGCGGGCTCGGCCTCGCCGTCTGCCAGCGCGTCATCTCGCAGCACGGCGGCGCGATCGCCCACGAGACCCCGTCGCGCGGCGGCGCGCGCTTCCGGGTGACCCTCCCGGTGACGGAGGATCACGATGGCTGA
- a CDS encoding sigma-54 dependent transcriptional regulator: MAEAPEASGTLLIADDEESIRWVLERALTQLGHRVLVTPNGAAALEVLRSNDVDVALVDIRMPDLSGLDLLSRVREEGIDTLLIIMTAQNTMGNAIEATKRGAYDYLTKPFDLEQVGHLVGRALALRRLTRDLQRLRGELEQRHELVIGRTPAMQEVYKVIGRVAATDATVLIQGETGTGKELVAKTIHYHSGRSGAFVALNCSAIPNELLESELFGYERGAFTGATERRIGKFEAAASGTLFLDEIGELPLALQVKLLRVLQEREFTRVGGREAIRADARIVAATNQDLEAAVHTGRFREDLFFRLNVVRITVPPLRDRRADIPELIDFFVDKVNRTLNTAIVGVTDDAREALLRHSWPGNVRELENTLLRAAVLARGRTLLAEDFTLTGGKPGAAGAGTLGLEDAVRRRVWEILEQNGDATTGTIYDAVIAAVERPLIELVLDRAGGNQVKAADMLGINRNTLRKKITDLGIAVRKTPTGTA; this comes from the coding sequence ATGGCTGAAGCACCCGAGGCGAGCGGCACCCTGCTCATCGCCGACGACGAGGAGTCGATCCGGTGGGTCCTCGAGCGGGCGCTCACGCAGCTCGGGCATCGCGTGCTCGTGACGCCGAACGGCGCCGCCGCCCTCGAGGTGCTGCGCTCGAACGACGTCGACGTGGCGCTCGTCGACATCCGCATGCCGGACCTCTCCGGCCTGGACCTCCTCTCCCGCGTCCGCGAGGAGGGCATCGACACGCTCCTCATCATCATGACCGCGCAGAACACGATGGGGAACGCCATCGAGGCCACCAAGCGCGGCGCCTACGACTATCTCACCAAGCCGTTCGACCTGGAGCAGGTGGGCCACCTGGTCGGCCGGGCGCTCGCGCTCCGCCGCCTGACGCGCGACCTGCAGCGGCTGCGGGGCGAGCTCGAGCAGCGGCACGAGCTCGTGATCGGGCGCACGCCCGCGATGCAGGAGGTCTACAAGGTGATCGGCCGCGTCGCCGCCACCGATGCGACCGTCCTCATCCAGGGCGAGACCGGCACGGGCAAGGAGCTGGTCGCCAAGACGATCCACTACCATTCGGGGCGCAGCGGGGCGTTCGTCGCGCTCAACTGCTCCGCGATCCCGAACGAGCTGCTCGAGAGCGAGCTCTTCGGCTACGAGCGCGGCGCGTTCACCGGCGCGACCGAGCGCCGCATCGGCAAGTTCGAGGCGGCGGCGAGCGGCACGCTGTTCCTCGACGAGATCGGCGAGCTGCCGCTCGCGCTCCAGGTGAAGCTGCTGCGCGTGCTCCAGGAACGCGAGTTCACGCGCGTGGGCGGCCGCGAGGCCATCCGCGCCGACGCGCGCATCGTCGCGGCCACGAACCAGGACCTCGAAGCCGCCGTCCATACGGGCCGCTTCCGCGAGGACCTGTTCTTCCGCCTGAACGTCGTCCGCATCACCGTCCCGCCGCTGCGCGACCGCCGCGCCGACATCCCCGAGCTGATCGACTTCTTCGTCGACAAGGTGAACCGCACGCTCAACACCGCGATCGTCGGCGTGACCGACGACGCCCGGGAGGCGCTCCTGCGCCACAGCTGGCCGGGAAACGTCCGCGAGCTCGAGAACACCCTGCTGAGGGCGGCCGTCCTGGCGCGCGGGCGGACGCTGCTCGCCGAGGACTTCACGCTGACGGGCGGCAAGCCCGGCGCCGCGGGCGCCGGTACGCTCGGCCTCGAGGACGCCGTGCGCCGCCGCGTCTGGGAGATCCTCGAGCAGAACGGCGACGCGACGACGGGCACGATCTACGACGCGGTCATCGCTGCGGTCGAGCGGCCCCTCATCGAGCTCGTCCTCGACCGGGCGGGCGGCAACCAGGTGAAGGCGGCCGACATGCTCGGCATCAACCGCAACACGCTGCGCAAGAAGATCACCGACCTCGGCATCGCGGTGCGCAAGACGCCCACCGGCACGGCGTGA
- the thiE gene encoding thiamine phosphate synthase: protein MSAPRLPRLYAIVDPQGTDRSPFDLAAAYLAGGARLLQLRLPGATARVLFEAALALRALTRATGARLIVNDRPDVAAAVDADGVHLGQSDVPVAVARRLLGSERWIGVSTHDLAEARAAVAGGADYLGVGPVYATASKVGALPPRGLDLVREVRALSDCPLVAVGGITPSTAPEVIAAGADSVAMIAALARAADPAAAVRDVLARLAPRAQ, encoded by the coding sequence GTGAGCGCGCCTCGCCTCCCTCGCCTGTACGCCATCGTCGATCCCCAGGGCACCGACCGTTCGCCCTTCGACCTCGCAGCGGCCTACCTCGCGGGCGGCGCGCGACTGCTGCAGCTCCGCTTGCCGGGGGCGACCGCGCGGGTCCTCTTCGAGGCGGCGCTCGCGCTGCGTGCGCTCACACGTGCGACGGGCGCACGCCTCATCGTGAACGACCGCCCCGACGTCGCCGCCGCGGTCGACGCCGACGGCGTCCACCTGGGGCAGAGCGACGTGCCCGTCGCCGTCGCCCGGCGCCTACTCGGCTCCGAGCGCTGGATCGGCGTCTCGACGCATGACCTCGCGGAGGCTCGGGCCGCCGTCGCCGGCGGCGCCGACTACCTGGGGGTCGGCCCCGTGTACGCGACCGCGAGCAAGGTGGGCGCCCTGCCCCCGCGGGGCCTGGACCTCGTGCGCGAGGTTCGTGCCCTCAGCGATTGCCCGCTGGTCGCCGTCGGCGGCATCACGCCGAGCACGGCGCCCGAGGTGATCGCCGCCGGCGCCGATTCGGTCGCTATGATCGCGGCGCTCGCCCGTGCGGCCGATCCAGCCGCGGCCGTGCGCGACGTGCTGGCGCGCCTCGCCCCGCGCGCTCAGTGA